In one window of Cydia fagiglandana chromosome 1, ilCydFagi1.1, whole genome shotgun sequence DNA:
- the LOC134666750 gene encoding S-adenosylmethionine sensor upstream of mTORC1 gives MATKEHKHLANIIKEVHASLRKSSLEVGPENAWREHCKNKNILSKYAESMQKLATTHWEENCASEHSEATSRIKWTADLAHSYFMQRLYFSHRFKEYEIAVKMKTEITIEENFSEPLKLIDVGSCYNPFKKYNFFDVLAVDLCPANASVFECDFLEVPCGASLRQTSNKIQQLPSHHFDIVTFCFLLEYIPSSPLRIKACIKAYDILKPGGILVINTPDSKHVGANGKLMKNWRYTLACIGFSRIKYEKFKHMHCMAFRKSLSKDVAVRWATVHKDANMEFTLHIPQDFTKIQEENQSHPEYLCRKTTVAAEDFNELPFKDLE, from the coding sequence ATGGCCACTAAAGAGCATAAACATTTGGCAAATATAATTAAAGAAGTCCACGCATCTCTTAGAAAATCATCTCTGGAAGTAGGCCCCGAAAACGCATGGCGTGaacattgtaaaaataagaataTACTTAGTAAATATGCAGAGTCTATGCAGAAATTAGCTACAACTCATTGGGAAGAAAATTGTGCAAGTGAACACAGTGAAGCAACATCAAGAATTAAGTGGACGGCAGATTTGGCTCATTCCTACTTTATGCAAAGATTGTACTTTTCGCATAGATTTAAAGAATATGAAATAGCTGTGAAAATGAAGACTGAAATCACTATTGAAGAGAATTTCTCTGAGCCCCTAAAACTTATTGATGTAGGCAGCTGCTACAACCCATTTAAGAAGTAtaatttttttgatgttttggCTGTGGATTTATGTCCAGCAAATGCATCTGTCTTTGAATGTGACTTCTTAGAGGTGCCATGTGGTGCTTCTTTAAGGCAAACATCAAATAAAATTCAACAGTTACCATCACATCATTTTGATATTGTAacattttgttttcttttagaATATATCCCTAGTTCACCTCTTAGAATTAAGGCCTGTATAAAAGCCTATGATATTTTAAAACCAGGTGGAATACTGGTCATTAACACTCCAGATTCAAAACATGTTGGTGCTAATGGTAAACTGATGAAGAATTGGCGTTATACATTAGCATGTATTGGGTTCTCCAGGATTAAGTATGAAAAATTTAAGCATATGCATTGTATGGCATTCAGAAAAAGTCTAAGTAAAGATGTGGCTGTTCGCTGGGCAACTGTTCACAAAGATGCTAACATGGAATTTACTCTGCATATACCTCAagattttactaaaatacaagAAGAGAATCAATCACACCCAGAATATTTATGCCGGAAAACAACTGTGGCTGCTGAAGACTTCAATGAATTACCATTTAAGGACCTTGAATGA
- the LOC134666745 gene encoding uncharacterized protein LOC134666745 encodes MEAWKPDPDPDTIVDQLIQKYDETSMPVPDFESDPHLLISKVRKHYMEYVIKLLSINYENNQKLLNKNIYLPSAIWRCAKNIETSAVQACMVVQLYRKNIQDVIKELKNDTKKGKLNKKLYDCLHRPPENEKKLQTDFKTSDNCNCQCKCNNRKKRRRMSTTHNVTDTSIDNSFDINHVDSLSIQSMQPSNPLHPLTSTVLPPTTTVTDITQTVYNQGSLSYISPPKAMETPYSDELAEQLEKLFHSDPNDDDLFEGTLCSNDYVYNDSAKKVPVDQMTCPPISQTQVTNTTVIEAHEAKIKSLDERVASLAGLLANSTDNPVPQQTIDDQTRIDTQKSRKQNPGKWLCEEYFLKVRLYELLDLIRETNRMGHMRIKDLFRDLFGDDSDDEGVISPLDETPEFVVSCKERIAPWVVKLLTPYYTRGRIRGKTLFKALAKHLIKLIYQCSRYPDEYEVSSFVTDFLNNHKMIRCEADFKQFRIENL; translated from the exons ATGGAAGCTTGGAAGCCGGACCCCGATCCAGACACAATTGTTGACCAATTGATACAGAAATATGATGAGACTTCTATGCCGGTGCCAGATTTTGAATCTGACCCTCATCTTCTTATTTCAAAG GTCCGAAAACACTACATGGAATATGTGATCAAATTATTGTCaataaattatgaaaataaCCAGAAATTGCtgaacaaaaatatatatttgcccAGTGCTATATGGAGGTGTGCCAAAAATATTGAAACATCAGCTGTTCAGGCTTGTATGGTAGTGCAGCTCTACAGGAAGAATATCCAGGATGTG ATAAAAGAATTGAAGAATGACACCAAAAAAGGGAAATTGAATAAGAAATTATATGACTGTCTACACAGACCACCAGAAAATGAGAAAAAACTCCAAACAGACTTTAAAACTTCAGATAACTGTAACTGCCAATGCAAATGTAATAACAGAAAGAAACGCCGCAGGATGTCTACTACACATAATGTGACTGACACATCAATTGATAATTCATTTGATATCAATCATGTTGATTCACTTAGTATTCAGAGTATGCAGCCTTCCAATCCACTCCACCCACTTACTAGTACTGTGCTGCCACCAACAACTACAGTTACTGATATAACACAAACTGTTTACAATCAAGGTTCATTAAGCTATATAAGCCCACCAAAGGCTATGGAAACACCATATTCAGATGAATTAGCAGAGCAGTTGGAAAAGCTATTTCATAGTGAtcctaatgatgatgatttgttTGAGGGTACACTCTGTTCTAATGATTATGTTTACAATGACAGTGCAAAAAAAGTTCCAGTTGATCAAATGACATGTCCACCCATTTCTCAGACCCAAGTTACCAATACCACTGTAATAGAAGCTCATGAAGCTAAAATAAAATCGTTAGATGAAAGAGTGGCTTCACTGGCAGGTTTGTTAGCCAACTCTACAGATAATCCTGTGCCTCAGCAAACAATTGATGACCAAACCAGAATAGACACCCAAAAATCCAGGAAACAGAATCCTGGCAAGTGGTTGTGTGAGGAGTATTTTCTTAAAGTCCGTTTGTATGAATTGTTGGACTTAATAAGGGAGACTAACAGGATGGGTCATATGCGG ATTAAGGATTTATTCCGAGACCTGTTTGGTGATGACAGTGACGATGAAGGGGTGATTTCACCACTGGATGAGACACCGGAATTTGTTGTTAGTTGCAAAGAGCGCATAGCCCCATGGGTTGTTAAGCTGTTAACCCCATACTATACTAGGGGACGCATAAGGGGCAAGACTCTTTTTAAAGCTCTAGCAaagcatttaataaaattgatataccAGTGCAGTAGATACCCTG ATGAATATGAAGTAAGCAGCTTTGTGACAGATTTCCTGAATAATCATAAGATGATAAGGTGTGAAGCAGATTTCAAACAGTTCAGAATTGAGAATTTGTGA
- the LOC134666771 gene encoding SAP domain-containing ribonucleoprotein translates to MADSTVLDASKMKVVDLRKELKSRGLPHTGDKAELVARLQTAMAQDDHQDINLDSDEIDSDSVLEEEEKLDDDDEKNQTDILDDSAVDTINEELALADQPAPKPASEVKPLRTLKRKITADSKESKEENKEAGSKKIVLNRAISVTPAVKPDAEITQSQPEVTAPIDTKIKITADIDAKTRLEMRAKRFGLPVKMSDDERKEARKQRFGQNTSSAITLNKTPATLSENIDKLKQRAERFGQSVSKIMTDIELKERIEKRKAKFGTVTAK, encoded by the coding sequence ATGGCTGATTCTACGGTTTTAGACGCTAGTAAAATGAAGGTAGTTGATTTACGTAAAGAGTTGAAGTCGCGTGGCCTCCCTCATACGGGCGACAAAGCAGAACTCGTGGCTAGACTACAAACAGCCATGGCACAAGACGATCACCAGGATATCAATTTGGATTCAGATGAAATAGACTCTGATAGTGTCTTGGAAGAAGAGGAAAAATTGGATGACGATGACGAAAAAAACCAAACCGACATACTTGACGACTCTGCAGTAGACACTATAAACGAAGAATTAGCGCTTGCCGATCAACCGGCGCCGAAGCCTGCCAGCGAGGTGAAGCCTTTAAGAACACTCAAGCGAAAAATAACTGCAGACTCAAAGGAATCCAAAGAAGAAAATAAGGAGGCTGGATCTAAAAAAATTGTGTTAAACAGGGCAATTTCTGTGACACCGGCAGTTAAACCAGATGCAGAAATCACCCAAAGTCAACCTGAAGTTACAGCTCCAATTGataccaaaataaaaataactgcagATATTGATGCAAAAACAAGGTTAGAAATGCGTGCTAAAAGATTTGGATTACCCGTCAAGATGTCAGATGATGAAAGGAAAGAGGCCAGAAAACAGAGATTTGGCCAGAACACTTCAAGCGCAATTACTTTAAACAAGACACCAGCAACATTAAGTGAGAATATAGATAAACTCAAACAAAGAGCTGAAAGATTTGGACAATCAGTGTCTAAAATTATGACTGATATAGAGCTTAAGGAACGGATTGAGAAACGCAAGGCTAAGTTTGGTACTGTTACTGCTAAGTAA
- the LOC134666759 gene encoding abasic site processing protein HMCES encodes MCGRTGLSLNKEQVICACSYKPKPGDLHCKPEWMHEHNDGREYKPSYNIAPTDVTPILVSASKFKTAARTRRIVKPMMWGIIPPWHKGDYRNHNLSTNNCRLENIQGSKLYGPILQDGGRCVIVVEGFYEWQTTDKASKNKQPYYIYSPQDENVKVDDPATWNNSYDDENGWKGIKLLHMAGLYHVWQNEEVIIYSYSVITMDSNSTLNWLHHRMPAVLDNEHQIDAWLNISDVHLHMALGYLKPVNILSWHPVSTLVNNSRNKSADCNKIITLAQKNKSIQKTLTGWFVKPEKRKINDNTGGETKRKK; translated from the exons ATGTGTGGCCGTACTGGATT aTCGCTTAATAAAGAACAAGTAATATGTGCATGCAGCTATAAGCCAAAACCCGGTGATCTGCACTGTAAACCTGAATGGATGCACGAACATAACGATGGCAGGGAATACAAACCTTCATATAACATCGCTCCCACAGACGTTACTCCCATTTTGGTCTCTGCAAGTAAGTTCAAAACTGCAGCTCGAACCAGAAGGATTGTAAAACCTATGATGTGGGGAATTATACCTCCCTGGCACAAG GGTGATTATAGAAATCATAATCTGAGTACCAATAATTGCCGTTTAGAAAACATACAAGGGTCAAAGCTCTATGGCCCTATTTTACAAGACGGGGGTAGATGTGTGATTGTTGTAGAAGGGTTTTATGAATGGCAAACTACAGACAAGGCTAGCAAAAATAAACAGCCTTACTACATATATTCTCCCCAGGATGAAAATGTCAAG GTGGATGATCCAGCAACTTGGAATAATTCCTATGATGATGAAAATGGCTGGAAAGGGATAAAACTTTTGCACATGGCTGGCTTGTACCATGTATGGCAAAATGAGGAAGTTATAATATACTCCTATTCAGTGATCACCATGGACTCAAACAGCACTCTCAACTGGCTGCACCACAGAATGCCGGCTGTATTGGACAATGAACATCAAATTGAT GCTTGGCTCAACATTTCTGATGTTCATTTGCATATGGCTCTGGGATATTTGAAACCAGTCAATATACTATCCTGGCATCCAGTTTCAACACTGGTCAATAATTCAAGAAATAAATCAGCAGATTGCAACAAAATAATAACCTTAGCCCAGAAAAATAAGTCTATACAGAAAACCCTAACAGGGTGGTTTGTTAAGCCTGAAAAAAGAAAGATAAATGACAACACTGGTGGTGAAaccaaaagaaaaaaataa
- the LOC134667388 gene encoding uncharacterized protein LOC134667388, giving the protein MWKYVSRRIRDTLERNVAHFDRRSTTGYGNTNGGSEDKDKRSPSCRWYSRCCGSYQNDNNTNSNRWNFEQLNRSWIGAITWSSALVVGWYASQLLHLKYKYHLKDSSKKCPSINGIFSALYPYVKFVKKNDGVLKPIPNIENVLRGFTPTIHFITNEHAEEKHHNSSSGACSTDSSENDLGEVLNSIENKLGLAALENGHHQDGLNLLRSAANRNHAPAQYNLGLCYEMGLGVAADEKMAMELYRSAAAREHPAALYNLGIYYGQGRGGLTRDVATATRLLRLAAVQGQQDAIKALKELEEDIVEAKPRNEDDRSTYAYPSAPYLHNDNSNIVPAHATLFVENAQMIRPQIY; this is encoded by the exons atgTGGAAATATGTATCACGCCGCATCAGGGACACGTTAGAGAGGAACGTTGCCCATTTCGACAGACGTAGTACTACAGGTTATGGAAACACAAATGGTGGTTCGGAAGATAAGGATAAACGGTCTCCTTCATGCCGTTGGTATTCGAGATGCTGTGGGTCTTATCAAAATGATAACAACACCAACAGTAATAGGTGGAACTTCGAACAGCTAAACCGCAGTTGGATAGGTGCCATCACATGG AGCAGTGCCCTAGTTGTTGGGTGGTATGCCAGTCAACTACTTCACTTAAAATACAAGTACCATCTCAAGGATTCCTCTAAGAAATGTCCATCAATAAATGGCATATTTTCTGCTTTGTATCCATATGTGAAGTTTGTTAAGAAAAATGATGGAGTCTTAAAACCTATTCCTAACATTGAGAATGTGTTAAGGGGCTTTACTCCTACAATACATTTTATAACAAATGAACATGCTGAAGAGAAACATCATAATTCAAGCAGTGGTGCTTGTAGTACTGATTCATCAGAAAATGATTTAGGAGAAGTTCTCAATTCCATTGAGAACAAATTAGGGCTTGCTGCCCTTGAAAATGGCCACCACCAAGATGGCTTGAACCTTCTCAG GTCTGCAGCAAATCGTAACCATGCACCAGCTCAGTATAATTTAGGGTTGTGTTATGAGATGGGCCTTGGAGTTGCTGCTGACGAAAAAATG GCTATGGAGCTGTACCGATCAGCCGCTGCTCGGGAACACCCAGCAGCCCTTTACAATTTGGGGATCTACTATGGGCAGGGCCGAGGAGGCCTCACGCGGGATGTAGCCACTGCCACTCGTTTGCTTCGTCTAGCTGCTGTGCAG GGTCAGCAAGATGCCATTAAAGCTCTAAAAGAACTTGAAGAAGACATTGTTGAAGCAAAGCCGAGGAACGAAGACGACCGGTCGACGTATGCCTATCCGTCTGCGCCATACCTACATAATGACAATAGTAATATTGTGCCAGCCCACGCTACTCTTTTTGTTGAAAATGCACAAATGATTCGTCctcaaatttattaa